The proteins below are encoded in one region of Vannielia litorea:
- a CDS encoding ribonuclease activity regulator RraA has protein sequence MSFTEEIRERLMGVSVATLATALYKRGLRNQVLQDVRPVAAKGRNMVGPAFTLRYIPAREDRNTLAVFRDPNHPQRQAIEQCPAGHVMVMDSRKDPRAASSGDILITRLMVRGGAGVVTDGGFRDAGTIAGLDIPAYHNRPSSPTNLTLHEAIEINGPIGCGDVAVFPGDVIVGDYDSVIVIPAEIAEEVSAEAVEMTAYEDFVVEQVKGGATIIGLYPATKEENLAKFETWRKENNR, from the coding sequence ATGTCGTTCACTGAAGAGATCCGCGAACGCCTGATGGGCGTTTCCGTCGCCACCCTGGCCACCGCGCTCTACAAGCGCGGTTTGCGCAACCAAGTGCTCCAAGACGTGCGCCCGGTGGCCGCGAAGGGGCGCAACATGGTGGGGCCGGCGTTTACGCTGCGCTACATCCCGGCACGGGAGGATCGCAACACGCTGGCGGTTTTCCGCGATCCGAATCACCCGCAGCGGCAGGCCATCGAACAGTGCCCGGCGGGGCACGTGATGGTGATGGACAGCCGGAAGGACCCGCGGGCCGCATCATCGGGCGATATCCTTATCACCCGGCTAATGGTGCGTGGCGGCGCGGGCGTGGTGACCGATGGCGGATTTCGGGACGCGGGCACCATCGCCGGGCTCGACATCCCGGCCTATCACAACCGCCCCTCCTCGCCCACCAACCTCACCCTGCACGAGGCCATCGAGATCAACGGGCCGATCGGCTGCGGCGATGTGGCGGTGTTTCCGGGCGACGTGATCGTGGGCGATTACGACAGCGTCATCGTGATCCCTGCCGAGATTGCCGAGGAGGTCAGCGCGGAAGCCGTGGAGATGACCGCCTACGAGGATTTCGTGGTGGAACAGGTGAAGGGCGGCGCGACGATCATCGGCCTCTATCCGGCCACCAAGGAAGAGAACCTGGCCAAGTTCGAGACTTGGCGCAAAGAGAACAATCGCTGA
- a CDS encoding mandelate racemase/muconate lactonizing enzyme family protein, which produces MSRDGDRPRVIVAVDTDEGITGWGECYNHGPDRALPPLLEYLYLQIEGEDPTRIERLILKLLQQSRFPPGALGLAAIAGIDHALWDISAKALGVPVYKLLGGHVRDRVRVYQGVYSAPDAEQVRDHVAEHSERWGFSAFKLSPYRCDIHAEPWHRVVGKTAEWVAELRELCPDAEFAFDAHARLFEPYQAIDIGNALAPFGPLFFEEPMRMENIEAWGELKRQLKVPLATGESLYSRFEFNRLLGVKGADIIQPDICAVGGLLEMRKIAAIAEAHYVNVAPHNPMGPLATAVNVHFCAAQPNFKILEYRLPGTSAFLTRDLVQASDAAGYVKDPYMPVDGHLELRPDRPGWGVEIDEDYLATDRYIHWERKLPVRPDGSYGYT; this is translated from the coding sequence ATGAGCCGCGACGGAGATCGCCCGCGGGTGATCGTGGCAGTCGATACCGACGAGGGTATCACGGGTTGGGGCGAGTGTTACAACCACGGGCCCGACCGGGCGTTGCCGCCGCTGCTGGAGTATCTCTACCTGCAGATCGAAGGCGAAGACCCGACGCGGATCGAGCGTCTGATCCTGAAACTTCTGCAACAGAGCCGCTTTCCGCCCGGGGCGCTCGGGCTCGCGGCCATCGCGGGGATCGACCACGCGCTGTGGGACATCTCGGCCAAGGCGCTGGGCGTGCCGGTCTACAAGCTGCTCGGCGGGCATGTGCGCGACAGGGTGCGCGTGTATCAGGGGGTCTATTCGGCCCCCGATGCCGAGCAGGTGCGCGACCATGTGGCGGAGCACTCGGAGCGCTGGGGCTTTTCCGCCTTCAAGCTCTCGCCCTACCGCTGCGACATTCATGCCGAGCCCTGGCACCGGGTGGTGGGCAAGACCGCTGAATGGGTGGCGGAGCTGCGCGAACTTTGCCCTGACGCGGAGTTTGCCTTTGACGCCCATGCCCGGCTGTTCGAGCCTTATCAGGCCATCGACATAGGCAATGCTCTGGCGCCCTTTGGGCCCCTTTTCTTTGAAGAGCCGATGCGGATGGAGAATATCGAAGCCTGGGGCGAGCTGAAGCGGCAGCTGAAGGTGCCGCTGGCCACGGGCGAGAGCCTCTATTCCCGCTTCGAATTCAACCGATTGCTCGGGGTGAAAGGTGCAGACATCATCCAGCCGGACATCTGTGCCGTCGGCGGCTTGCTGGAAATGCGCAAGATTGCGGCGATTGCCGAGGCGCATTACGTGAACGTCGCGCCCCACAACCCGATGGGGCCGCTGGCGACAGCAGTGAACGTGCATTTTTGCGCCGCCCAGCCCAACTTCAAGATTCTCGAGTACCGGCTGCCGGGCACTTCGGCCTTCCTGACGCGCGACTTGGTGCAAGCCAGTGATGCGGCGGGCTATGTGAAGGACCCCTACATGCCGGTGGATGGCCACCTTGAGCTACGGCCGGATCGGCCTGGCTGGGGCGTGGAGATCGACGAGGATTATCTTGCGACCGACCGCTACATCCATTGGGAACGGAAGCTGCCGGTGCGGCCGGATGGCTCCTACGGCTACACCTGA
- a CDS encoding NAD-dependent epimerase/dehydratase family protein → MMNRLLITGAAGGLGTVCRDRLKHMAKTLRLSDVVDMPPAGENEEVVVCDLGDKAAVEDLVRGCDGIVHLGGRSIEDTWSVIRNANIDGVFNLYEACRKTGCNRVIFASSNHAVGFHKQSTRLDANALTKPDGLYGVSKVFGEAMASMYYDKFGIETASVRIGSCFPEPKNRRMLASWMSYDDFVRLIECVFRAPKLGCPIIYGASNNATGWWDNREVGFLGWEPQDRAEDYRAVVEQMEEMPAIDAPQVVYQGGVFTVDGIHEE, encoded by the coding sequence ATGATGAACCGACTACTGATCACCGGCGCCGCGGGCGGCCTTGGCACCGTTTGCCGCGACCGTCTGAAGCATATGGCCAAGACATTGAGGCTTTCTGACGTGGTCGACATGCCGCCGGCCGGAGAGAACGAGGAGGTCGTGGTGTGCGACCTTGGCGACAAGGCCGCGGTAGAGGACCTGGTGCGCGGCTGCGACGGGATCGTGCACCTTGGCGGCCGCTCGATCGAGGATACCTGGTCGGTGATCCGCAACGCCAACATAGACGGAGTGTTCAACCTCTACGAGGCCTGTCGGAAGACCGGGTGCAACCGGGTGATCTTTGCCAGCTCCAACCACGCTGTGGGCTTTCACAAACAGAGCACGCGGCTTGATGCCAATGCGCTGACCAAGCCCGATGGGCTCTACGGCGTGAGCAAGGTCTTCGGCGAGGCGATGGCCTCGATGTATTACGATAAGTTCGGGATCGAGACGGCAAGCGTGCGGATCGGCTCCTGCTTCCCCGAGCCGAAGAATCGGCGGATGCTGGCGAGCTGGATGAGCTACGACGATTTCGTGCGGCTGATCGAATGCGTGTTCCGCGCGCCCAAGCTGGGCTGCCCGATCATCTACGGGGCCTCCAACAACGCGACGGGCTGGTGGGACAACCGCGAGGTCGGATTCCTCGGCTGGGAGCCGCAGGACCGGGCAGAAGATTATCGCGCCGTTGTGGAGCAGATGGAGGAGATGCCCGCCATCGACGCGCCTCAGGTGGTGTATCAGGGCGGGGTCTTCACGGTGGACGGAATTCACGAGGAGTAG
- the nanR gene encoding transcriptional regulator NanR yields the protein MSLPDSHKPDSIRPRKLADEVQDRLLRLIREDGLSPGDALPSERELMARYEIGRPAIREAMQALQHRGVIEIRHGGRPRVAEPSLDGLIGQLGTGVRHLLAHTSSMDHLKEARAALEAEMARIAARRRSEVDIASLEALLAAQELSSEEPEKFLEIDGKFHRRIAAISANPIFETLVSGVFDWMRDFHVEGVRKRGLEQLTLAEHRVILDAIAAGQPEAAAQAMRDHLERANELYHQDHFQ from the coding sequence ATGAGTTTACCAGATTCGCATAAACCCGACAGCATTCGGCCACGCAAGCTGGCCGACGAGGTGCAGGACCGTCTTTTGCGGCTGATCCGCGAGGATGGCCTTAGCCCCGGCGACGCGCTGCCCTCGGAGCGGGAGCTGATGGCGCGATACGAGATCGGGCGGCCGGCGATCCGAGAGGCGATGCAGGCCTTGCAGCATCGCGGGGTCATCGAGATCCGGCATGGCGGGCGGCCAAGAGTGGCGGAGCCGTCGCTCGACGGGTTGATCGGGCAGCTCGGGACCGGCGTGCGGCACCTGCTCGCCCATACCTCCTCGATGGACCATCTGAAGGAGGCCCGCGCGGCGCTGGAGGCCGAGATGGCCCGGATCGCCGCGCGCCGGCGCAGCGAGGTGGACATCGCCTCGCTGGAGGCGCTGTTGGCGGCCCAGGAGCTATCTTCGGAGGAGCCGGAGAAGTTTCTTGAGATCGACGGCAAGTTCCACCGCCGGATCGCTGCTATCTCTGCCAATCCCATCTTCGAGACCCTCGTGTCAGGCGTGTTCGACTGGATGCGCGACTTCCACGTGGAAGGCGTGCGCAAGCGCGGGCTGGAGCAACTGACGCTGGCCGAGCACCGCGTGATCCTCGACGCGATCGCGGCGGGACAACCGGAGGCGGCGGCGCAGGCCATGCGCGACCACCTCGAGCGCGCCAACGAACTCTATCACCAGGACCACTTCCAATGA
- the otnK gene encoding 3-oxo-tetronate kinase, translating into MAIFGAIADDFTGATDLAGLLARSGAKVSLRIGVPEGDESDAPFEVVALKIRTAPVSEAVSEALTALDWLRGTGAERFFWKYCSTFDSTAQGNIGPVAEALMAALGAERTVYCPAFPENGRSVFMGNLFVGQQPLAESPMKDHPLTPMRDSNLMRLLAPQVTREVGLVDRLTVARGAEALAEALAQAPAHVVVDAVADADLEVIARAGRDMALMTGGSALAMPLPALYREAGLLDDSAREATVAQVGPGAVVLSGSCSAMTRAQVAAYGGPAFRLDPLVLAAEGHGAASNWLARQDMGKAPIIYATAEPEAVRRAQGELGTGRAGEVVETALAALAVQARDQGARRIVVAGGETSGAVTKALGVSRLDVGREIAPGVPWCGCVSGGQEIALALKSGNFGRESFFADALGMLA; encoded by the coding sequence ATGGCCATTTTTGGGGCGATTGCCGACGATTTCACCGGGGCGACCGATCTGGCCGGCCTGCTTGCGAGGAGCGGGGCGAAGGTTTCGCTGCGGATCGGCGTGCCGGAAGGGGACGAGAGCGATGCGCCCTTCGAGGTGGTCGCCCTGAAGATCCGGACCGCGCCGGTGAGCGAGGCCGTGTCGGAGGCGCTGACGGCACTCGACTGGCTTCGCGGCACCGGGGCGGAGCGGTTCTTCTGGAAGTATTGCAGCACCTTCGATTCCACGGCGCAGGGCAACATCGGCCCCGTGGCGGAGGCCTTGATGGCGGCGCTGGGCGCGGAGCGCACGGTGTATTGCCCGGCCTTTCCGGAGAACGGGCGCTCGGTGTTCATGGGCAACCTTTTCGTCGGGCAGCAGCCCTTGGCGGAGAGCCCGATGAAGGACCATCCGCTGACGCCGATGCGCGACAGCAACCTGATGCGGCTGCTCGCACCGCAGGTGACGCGCGAGGTGGGTCTGGTGGACAGGCTCACGGTGGCGCGAGGGGCAGAGGCGCTGGCCGAGGCGCTCGCACAGGCCCCGGCCCATGTGGTGGTGGACGCGGTGGCGGATGCCGACCTTGAGGTGATCGCCCGCGCCGGCCGAGACATGGCGCTGATGACGGGCGGCTCCGCGCTGGCCATGCCGCTGCCGGCGCTCTACCGCGAGGCGGGTCTGCTCGATGACAGCGCGCGCGAGGCTACGGTGGCGCAGGTGGGGCCCGGGGCGGTGGTGCTCTCGGGCAGCTGCTCGGCCATGACGCGGGCGCAGGTGGCGGCCTATGGCGGCCCGGCCTTCAGGCTCGATCCGCTGGTTCTGGCGGCAGAGGGCCACGGCGCGGCGTCGAACTGGCTGGCGCGGCAGGACATGGGCAAGGCGCCGATCATCTATGCCACGGCAGAGCCGGAGGCGGTGCGCCGGGCACAGGGCGAGCTGGGTACCGGGCGGGCTGGCGAGGTGGTGGAGACCGCACTGGCCGCGCTGGCGGTGCAGGCCCGCGACCAGGGCGCGCGCCGGATCGTGGTGGCGGGGGGCGAAACCTCGGGCGCGGTGACCAAGGCGCTGGGCGTGTCCCGGCTCGACGTGGGCCGAGAGATCGCGCCGGGCGTGCCCTGGTGCGGTTGTGTTTCGGGCGGCCAGGAGATTGCGCTGGCGCTGAAGTCCGGCAACTTCGGGCGGGAGAGCTTTTTTGCCGATGCATTGGGGATGCTGGCATGA
- a CDS encoding FadR/GntR family transcriptional regulator, which translates to MNAIANDTSGGGEAASSRRLEGEVYERLLGQIRSGHYTLGGKLPAEKDLSAEHGVSRPVIRAALARLREDGLIVSRQGAGSFVSAGGQGEAGGFAPLQSIDDIAAYIAFRKVLEVESAGLAAERAAPEEIASLEAMLEDMENSVREGTSTIEMDAQFHTRIAELSDNRFLVDTLQMLRAHMFFIGKFVRSLGVTGYRQGKISMGGEHRKIFEAIAAGDAQAARSAMAEHIEASERRVFRGSEE; encoded by the coding sequence ATGAACGCTATTGCCAACGACACATCGGGCGGGGGAGAGGCCGCAAGCTCGCGGCGCCTGGAGGGCGAGGTCTACGAACGGCTGCTCGGGCAGATCCGCAGCGGGCACTACACTCTGGGAGGAAAGCTGCCGGCAGAAAAGGACCTGTCGGCGGAGCATGGAGTGTCGCGCCCGGTGATTCGCGCGGCGCTGGCCAGGTTGCGTGAAGACGGGCTGATCGTGTCACGACAGGGGGCCGGGTCGTTCGTGAGCGCTGGTGGCCAGGGCGAGGCGGGCGGATTTGCTCCGCTGCAGAGCATCGACGACATCGCGGCCTATATCGCCTTCCGCAAAGTGCTAGAGGTCGAGAGTGCCGGGCTTGCTGCCGAGCGAGCCGCTCCGGAGGAAATTGCCTCGCTCGAGGCGATGCTGGAAGATATGGAGAACAGCGTGCGCGAAGGCACGTCGACGATCGAGATGGATGCGCAGTTTCACACACGGATCGCCGAGTTGTCTGACAACAGGTTCCTGGTTGATACCCTGCAGATGCTTCGGGCGCATATGTTCTTCATCGGCAAGTTCGTTCGAAGCCTCGGCGTGACGGGCTACCGGCAAGGCAAGATCTCGATGGGCGGTGAACACCGCAAGATCTTCGAGGCGATCGCGGCAGGCGACGCCCAGGCGGCAAGATCGGCGATGGCGGAGCATATCGAGGCATCGGAACGGCGTGTATTCAGAGGGAGCGAAGAATGA
- a CDS encoding SMP-30/gluconolactonase/LRE family protein, producing the protein MSVKVEVAVPARAQLGEGPVWDVGDQALWWADISGGKIHRTGEDGSDQIHDFGEPVGCLARRDAGGLIVAAKSGFYLYDTDTSTKTFLSDPEGDRPGNRFNDGGTDMQGRFWAGTMKDGGEPEQIGQFYRYAINGSVTPFFDKVYTTNGLAFSPDGTTMYYSDSNPLVRTIWACDYDIDTGTPTNRRVFFDTREVAGRPDGGTVDSDGCYWMAGVSGAQLVRITPQGKVDRIIDMPIERPTKPMFGGRNLDVLYVTSIGSDMPDALDGNLFAVTGLGVSGVEQARFAG; encoded by the coding sequence ATGAGCGTGAAGGTTGAAGTGGCCGTGCCCGCCCGGGCGCAGCTTGGCGAGGGGCCGGTTTGGGACGTGGGCGACCAGGCGCTCTGGTGGGCAGATATTTCCGGCGGAAAGATCCACCGCACCGGCGAGGACGGCAGCGACCAGATCCATGATTTCGGCGAACCCGTCGGCTGCCTTGCCCGGCGCGACGCCGGTGGGCTGATCGTGGCGGCGAAGTCGGGCTTCTACCTCTATGACACCGACACCTCGACGAAAACCTTTCTCTCGGACCCGGAGGGCGACCGGCCCGGCAACCGTTTCAACGATGGCGGCACCGACATGCAAGGGCGGTTCTGGGCCGGCACCATGAAGGACGGGGGAGAACCGGAGCAGATTGGCCAGTTCTACCGCTACGCGATCAACGGCTCGGTCACGCCCTTCTTCGACAAGGTCTACACCACCAACGGCCTCGCCTTCTCGCCTGACGGGACGACGATGTATTACTCCGACAGCAACCCGCTGGTCCGCACCATCTGGGCCTGCGACTACGACATCGACACCGGAACCCCCACGAACCGCAGGGTCTTCTTTGACACGCGCGAGGTTGCCGGCCGGCCGGACGGGGGCACGGTGGATTCAGATGGCTGCTACTGGATGGCGGGCGTTTCGGGCGCGCAACTGGTGCGGATCACGCCGCAGGGCAAGGTGGACCGGATCATCGACATGCCGATCGAGCGACCGACCAAGCCAATGTTCGGTGGCCGCAACCTCGACGTTCTTTACGTCACCTCCATCGGTTCCGATATGCCCGATGCGCTGGATGGCAATCTCTTCGCGGTGACGGGACTGGGCGTGAGCGGTGTGGAGCAGGCGAGATTCGCTGGATGA
- a CDS encoding hydroxypyruvate isomerase family protein, producing the protein MRFSANLGFLWSELPLPDAIRAARAAGFDAVECHWPYAVPATEVKAALEETGLEMLGLNASRGDPAKGEMGFSAVPGREAEARAAIDQALDYAEATGTGKVHVMAGFGGDHDTFVKALGYACGKADGLGKTILIEPINHYDAPGYFLSTTAQAEAILAEVGAENLKIMFDCYHVQLMEGDLSHRLERLLPKIGHIQIAAVPDRGAPDHGEVNFAHIYRHLTALGWAVPLGAEYKPGGPTEPTLGWLKAAQDI; encoded by the coding sequence ATGAGGTTTTCGGCCAATCTCGGGTTTCTGTGGAGCGAATTGCCGTTGCCGGATGCGATCCGTGCGGCCAGGGCGGCCGGGTTCGACGCGGTGGAGTGCCACTGGCCCTATGCGGTGCCCGCGACGGAGGTGAAGGCCGCGCTGGAGGAGACGGGGCTCGAGATGCTGGGGCTCAATGCCTCGCGGGGCGATCCGGCGAAGGGCGAGATGGGATTTTCTGCCGTACCTGGGCGCGAGGCGGAGGCGCGCGCGGCGATCGACCAGGCGCTGGACTATGCCGAGGCCACGGGCACCGGGAAGGTGCACGTGATGGCCGGGTTCGGCGGCGACCACGACACCTTCGTGAAGGCCCTGGGCTATGCCTGTGGCAAGGCGGATGGGCTAGGCAAGACCATCCTGATCGAGCCGATCAACCATTACGACGCGCCGGGGTATTTTTTGTCCACCACCGCGCAGGCCGAGGCGATTCTGGCTGAAGTGGGGGCGGAGAACCTGAAGATCATGTTCGACTGCTACCATGTGCAGCTGATGGAAGGAGACCTGAGCCATCGGCTGGAGCGGCTGCTGCCGAAGATCGGGCATATCCAGATCGCGGCGGTGCCCGACAGGGGCGCGCCGGACCATGGCGAGGTGAATTTTGCCCACATCTACAGGCACTTGACGGCGTTGGGCTGGGCGGTTCCGCTGGGTGCGGAATACAAGCCCGGCGGACCGACCGAGCCGACGCTAGGCTGGCTGAAGGCGGCGCAGGACATCTGA
- a CDS encoding ribulose-bisphosphate carboxylase large subunit family protein, translating to MSERIEADYLIETPVEPERAAEAMAGEQSSGTFVPVPGETPELRERSAARVEALEVIGEVAEPSLGGGAVGERYRRAKVTLSWPMGNIGPSIPNLVATVAGNLFELRQFSGLRLCDIRLPRAFGEAYPGPRFGIEGTRRLSGVDEGPLIGTIVKPSVGFGPEETAALAGELARAGIDFIKDDELQSDGPNCPFDDRARAVMRVLNDHAEKTGKKVMFAFNLTGEVDEMRRRHDLLLELGATCAMVSLNSVGFAGFLAFSRHSELPIHAHRCGWGYLSRAEMLGWDYTAWSKLWRLAGADHMHVNGLRNKFSEGDASVVASALSVGTPLWDDKPCVAMPVFSSGQTAVQAAETFRRVGHADCIHAAGGGIMAHPDGPEAGVASLREAWEAARSGVAAEDYAASHPALKGALEAFG from the coding sequence ATGAGTGAACGCATCGAAGCGGACTACCTGATCGAAACCCCGGTAGAGCCTGAAAGGGCCGCAGAGGCGATGGCGGGGGAGCAATCTTCCGGCACCTTCGTGCCCGTGCCCGGGGAGACGCCGGAGTTGCGCGAGCGCTCGGCGGCGCGGGTCGAGGCGCTGGAGGTCATCGGGGAGGTGGCGGAGCCCTCGCTGGGCGGAGGCGCCGTTGGCGAGCGCTACAGGAGGGCGAAGGTGACCTTGAGCTGGCCGATGGGCAATATCGGGCCGTCGATCCCAAACCTCGTGGCGACGGTGGCGGGCAACCTGTTCGAGCTGCGACAGTTCTCGGGGTTGCGGCTGTGCGACATCCGGCTGCCAAGGGCATTTGGCGAGGCCTACCCGGGCCCGAGGTTCGGGATCGAGGGCACGCGCCGGCTTTCGGGGGTGGACGAGGGGCCTCTCATCGGCACCATCGTGAAGCCCTCGGTCGGATTTGGGCCGGAGGAAACAGCGGCGCTGGCGGGAGAGTTGGCGCGGGCGGGCATCGACTTCATCAAGGATGACGAGCTGCAGAGTGACGGGCCGAACTGCCCGTTCGACGACCGGGCGCGGGCGGTGATGCGCGTGCTGAACGACCATGCCGAGAAGACCGGCAAGAAGGTGATGTTTGCCTTCAACCTGACCGGCGAGGTGGACGAAATGCGCAGGCGGCATGACCTGTTGCTGGAGCTTGGGGCCACCTGCGCGATGGTCTCGCTGAACTCGGTGGGCTTTGCCGGGTTCCTCGCCTTTTCGCGCCACTCCGAGCTGCCGATCCATGCGCACCGCTGCGGCTGGGGCTACCTGAGCCGCGCCGAGATGCTGGGCTGGGACTATACGGCGTGGAGCAAGCTCTGGCGGCTTGCGGGGGCGGACCACATGCATGTGAACGGGCTGCGCAACAAGTTCTCGGAGGGGGATGCCAGCGTGGTGGCCTCGGCGCTCTCGGTCGGCACGCCGCTGTGGGACGACAAGCCCTGCGTGGCGATGCCGGTGTTCTCCTCGGGCCAGACGGCGGTGCAGGCGGCGGAGACCTTCCGGCGGGTCGGTCACGCCGATTGCATCCACGCGGCGGGCGGCGGGATCATGGCGCATCCCGATGGACCGGAAGCGGGCGTGGCCTCGCTGCGGGAGGCCTGGGAGGCGGCCCGGTCCGGTGTTGCGGCGGAAGATTACGCGGCGAGTCACCCGGCGCTGAAGGGTGCGCTGGAGGCCTTCGGGTGA
- a CDS encoding aldolase, with translation MSEAALREQICLLAKSLFDRGLTHGSTGNISARTEDGGLLVSPTGTSFGRLDPARLARFDAAGAHVDGDKPTKEMPLHTAFYDTRGTAGAVVHLHSCHSVALSMLEADEEDFLPPLTPYGVMLLGRVKLLPFFLPGDPAMGEAVRGLAGKRSAVMLANHGPVVAGKDVEAACNAVEELEATAKLALMTRGMGARGLDGGQVQALVSKFNLEWDA, from the coding sequence ATGAGCGAGGCTGCGTTGCGGGAGCAGATCTGCCTTCTGGCGAAGTCGCTCTTCGACCGAGGGCTGACCCATGGCTCGACCGGCAACATCTCGGCGCGGACGGAGGATGGCGGGCTGCTTGTTTCGCCCACGGGCACGAGCTTTGGCCGCCTCGATCCGGCGCGGCTGGCGCGGTTCGACGCGGCGGGGGCGCACGTGGATGGCGACAAGCCGACCAAGGAAATGCCGCTGCACACGGCCTTCTACGACACGCGCGGCACGGCGGGGGCGGTGGTGCACCTGCATTCGTGTCATTCGGTGGCGCTCTCGATGCTCGAGGCCGACGAGGAGGATTTTCTTCCGCCGCTCACGCCCTACGGCGTTATGCTGCTGGGCCGGGTGAAGCTGCTGCCCTTCTTCCTGCCGGGCGATCCGGCAATGGGCGAAGCGGTGCGCGGGCTTGCCGGCAAGCGAAGCGCGGTGATGCTCGCCAACCACGGGCCGGTGGTGGCCGGCAAGGACGTGGAGGCCGCCTGCAACGCGGTGGAAGAGCTGGAGGCCACGGCGAAGCTGGCGCTGATGACGCGGGGCATGGGCGCGCGCGGCCTTGATGGGGGCCAGGTGCAGGCGCTGGTGAGCAAGTTCAACCTGGAGTGGGACGCATGA
- a CDS encoding GntR family transcriptional regulator produces MNDQGAFADVIARLGIGSETKDAAQTASSRTLASLRRRIISLQLPPDTVLGRSELAREYGISQTPLRDALQKLEAEGLVDIFPQSKTVVTRINPNDIEEAHFLRRAVEIEVVRKLAANIDESAMTRLQTLVSMQEMVVANGDDIGVFQDIDDAFHQALLSAAGYAGLHRLIRSRSGHLNRLRRLDMWDAGKVTRIIREHKEIIEALRAGDAEAAVGAVRQHLSQTVSRLERLRAEHPAYFPD; encoded by the coding sequence ATGAACGACCAGGGCGCCTTTGCAGATGTGATCGCCCGCCTCGGAATCGGCTCCGAGACGAAGGATGCGGCACAGACCGCGTCCAGCCGCACGCTGGCCTCGCTGCGCCGCCGCATCATCTCGCTGCAGCTCCCGCCCGACACCGTTCTGGGCCGCTCCGAGCTGGCCCGCGAATACGGCATCAGCCAGACCCCCCTGCGGGATGCCCTGCAAAAGCTCGAGGCCGAGGGGCTGGTCGATATCTTCCCCCAGAGCAAGACGGTGGTGACCCGTATCAACCCAAACGACATCGAAGAGGCGCACTTCCTGCGCCGCGCAGTCGAGATCGAGGTTGTCCGCAAGCTCGCCGCCAACATCGACGAAAGCGCCATGACCCGTCTCCAGACCCTTGTTTCCATGCAGGAAATGGTGGTGGCCAACGGCGACGACATCGGGGTGTTCCAGGATATCGACGACGCCTTTCACCAGGCGCTGCTCTCCGCCGCGGGCTACGCCGGGCTGCATCGCCTGATCCGCTCTCGCTCCGGCCACCTCAACCGCCTCCGCCGGCTCGACATGTGGGATGCCGGCAAGGTCACGCGCATCATCCGCGAGCACAAGGAGATCATCGAGGCCCTCCGCGCCGGCGATGCCGAGGCCGCCGTCGGTGCCGTGCGCCAGCACCTCAGCCAGACCGTCAGCCGCCTCGAAAGGCTGCGCGCCGAACATCCCGCCTACTTCCCCGATTGA